In the genome of Fusobacterium necrogenes, one region contains:
- a CDS encoding LysR family transcriptional regulator, translated as MTLRHLKIFLSLYKTRSTTATSKELLVAQPTISIALKKLEEHYDVKLFDHFSQRLHLTQARKELYHYAKHIINLFDEAENCMKSIEILGNITIGSSITIGNYFLPKYIKKFQEKYPYTKIKVIIDNTNNIEKLLLENKIDIGLVEGKVTSNFLQVSPYMSDKLCVICNPNHPYAQYKKLNPRILINESMIMREKGSAVRELFDMQMENIGLKIEPLWESISSHSIIQAVKENLGISILPYFIVKEYIERNEISTININEINLSRDFNIIYHKSKFHSTHFNNFIKICLNDNSY; from the coding sequence ATGACACTAAGACATTTAAAAATATTTTTATCACTTTATAAGACGAGAAGTACAACTGCTACTAGCAAAGAACTTCTCGTAGCCCAGCCTACAATAAGTATAGCTTTAAAAAAATTAGAAGAACATTATGATGTAAAGCTATTTGACCATTTCTCTCAAAGATTACATTTAACTCAAGCAAGAAAAGAACTATATCATTATGCCAAACATATTATTAATCTTTTTGATGAAGCTGAAAACTGTATGAAAAGTATAGAGATCTTAGGAAATATTACTATAGGAAGTAGTATTACAATTGGAAATTATTTTTTACCTAAATATATCAAAAAATTTCAAGAAAAATATCCTTATACAAAAATTAAAGTAATCATTGATAACACTAATAATATTGAAAAGTTATTACTTGAAAATAAAATTGATATTGGACTTGTCGAAGGAAAGGTAACTAGTAATTTTCTTCAAGTTTCTCCATATATGTCCGACAAATTATGCGTCATATGTAATCCTAATCATCCATATGCTCAATATAAAAAACTTAATCCTAGAATTCTCATTAATGAATCAATGATCATGAGAGAGAAAGGAAGTGCTGTAAGAGAGCTATTTGATATGCAAATGGAAAATATAGGTTTAAAAATAGAACCTCTTTGGGAAAGTATAAGCTCTCATTCTATAATCCAAGCTGTAAAAGAAAATTTAGGAATATCTATACTTCCCTACTTTATAGTTAAAGAATATATTGAAAGAAATGAAATATCTACTATTAACATAAATGAAATAAATCTCTCTAGAGATTTTAATATTATTTATCATAAAAGCAAATTTCACTCTACACATTTCAATAATTTTATAAAAATATGTCTAAATGATAATAGTTACTAA
- a CDS encoding YhdT family protein, giving the protein MRDKQINKEVIVTLILYIFYFAWWYYFAYLHTNSEDVENFKYILGLPEWFFYSCVLGLIIINILVFLAVKLFFKDVSLEEEKK; this is encoded by the coding sequence ATGAGAGATAAACAAATAAATAAAGAAGTAATTGTAACTTTAATTTTATATATTTTTTATTTTGCTTGGTGGTATTACTTTGCATATTTACATACTAACAGTGAAGATGTAGAAAATTTTAAATATATCCTAGGACTTCCAGAATGGTTTTTTTACTCTTGTGTCCTTGGACTAATTATTATAAATATACTAGTTTTTTTAGCTGTTAAACTATTTTTTAAAGATGTTTCATTAGAGGAGGAAAAAAAATAA
- a CDS encoding Cof-type HAD-IIB family hydrolase, producing MKFVVSDLDGTLLYSHNIISEYTINTLNKLVRKNINFAIATGRGRQGVQTILKQLGLKPYLICNNGANIYTPEGECIFDKRIPQNTVTKILKEIRKNNLFYSAFQNNYYFHSKEEPVENFTTRSLFTEIAVEKEEDIPDLNKIIVTNDNPEILVRLVKLLKDKFSSLAEIMLSQPTCLDIAPKHCSKGTGIQNLAKIFNLNTNDFMAFGDGENDLEMLKTVGYPVIMKNSQEILKASFSCVTLSNKEDGVAKYLEKFFNL from the coding sequence ATGAAATTTGTTGTATCTGATTTAGATGGAACTCTCCTGTATTCTCACAATATTATAAGTGAATATACCATAAATACACTTAATAAACTTGTTAGAAAAAATATAAATTTTGCTATAGCTACAGGAAGAGGTCGACAAGGAGTACAGACTATTTTAAAACAACTTGGTCTTAAACCATATCTTATTTGTAATAATGGAGCGAATATATATACTCCAGAAGGAGAATGTATCTTTGATAAAAGAATTCCTCAAAATACAGTTACAAAAATATTAAAAGAAATTAGAAAAAATAACCTTTTTTATAGTGCTTTTCAAAATAATTATTATTTTCATAGTAAGGAAGAACCTGTTGAAAATTTTACCACTAGGTCCCTTTTTACTGAAATAGCTGTTGAAAAAGAAGAAGATATCCCTGATTTAAATAAAATAATTGTTACAAATGATAATCCAGAAATTTTAGTAAGGCTTGTCAAGCTATTAAAAGATAAATTTTCATCATTAGCTGAGATAATGTTATCACAACCAACATGTCTTGATATAGCTCCAAAACATTGTAGTAAAGGAACAGGTATCCAAAATCTTGCAAAAATATTTAATTTAAATACTAACGATTTTATGGCCTTTGGAGATGGAGAAAATGATTTGGAGATGTTAAAAACTGTTGGATACCCAGTAATTATGAAAAATTCCCAAGAAATTTTGAAAGCTTCATTTTCTTGTGTTACTTTATCTAATAAAGAGGATGGAGTAGCAAAATATTTAGAAAAATTCTTTAATTTATAG
- a CDS encoding chromate transporter has protein sequence MEYIDLFLSFFQIGLFSFGGGMGAIPLIQEQVVYKHHWLSLTEFTDLITIAEMTPGPIAVNASTFVGVRIHGILGAIVATLGCILPACIIISLLAWMYFKYEKLPYLQGILSGIRPVIIALITTAGVSIFKLAVFEKGFNIIGLLLIIVGAFLLKNID, from the coding sequence ATGGAATATATAGATTTATTTTTAAGTTTTTTTCAGATAGGATTATTTAGTTTTGGTGGGGGAATGGGAGCAATTCCCTTGATTCAAGAACAGGTAGTATATAAGCATCACTGGTTATCATTAACAGAATTTACAGATTTAATAACAATAGCAGAGATGACACCAGGACCTATAGCAGTCAATGCTTCTACATTTGTAGGAGTTAGAATCCATGGAATATTAGGAGCAATAGTAGCAACATTAGGATGTATACTCCCTGCTTGTATAATAATTTCATTATTAGCATGGATGTATTTTAAATATGAAAAATTGCCCTATTTACAGGGAATACTTTCAGGAATTAGACCAGTTATAATTGCTTTGATAACAACAGCAGGAGTGTCTATATTTAAATTAGCAGTGTTTGAAAAAGGTTTTAATATAATTGGATTATTATTAATAATAGTAGGAGCATTTTTATTGAAAAATATAGATTAA
- a CDS encoding DUF134 domain-containing protein — MSRCKKQRCCRILENERIFKPIGISMVELKTVEIEIDELEAIRLCDYEGKSQIETAELMQISRGTVQRILNSGRKKILDALLHQKAIKLKNTGDEK, encoded by the coding sequence ATGTCGAGATGCAAAAAACAGAGATGTTGTCGTATTTTAGAAAATGAAAGAATTTTTAAACCTATTGGTATTTCTATGGTTGAATTAAAGACAGTAGAGATAGAAATAGATGAGTTAGAAGCAATAAGACTTTGTGATTATGAAGGAAAGAGTCAAATAGAAACTGCTGAACTTATGCAGATATCTAGGGGAACTGTTCAAAGAATATTAAACTCTGGAAGGAAAAAAATATTGGATGCTTTGTTACATCAAAAAGCAATAAAATTAAAAAATACAGGAGATGAGAAGTAA
- a CDS encoding chromate transporter: MLLTSTFIISMFTFGGGCLIISLLKKKFSDEMEWIEEKEMLNLAAIAQSAPGAVAINAAILVGYKIGGVRGTLVSILGTIIPPFLIISGISFCYTAFCENYIVSAVLKGMQSGVVAVIVDVTLNLGKNMVCESGKEALIIMIVVFLAVYLFSVNITIVILLCAILGAVKTFIKLRREK, from the coding sequence ATGCTATTGACATCTACTTTTATAATTAGTATGTTTACTTTTGGCGGAGGTTGTCTAATAATATCACTTTTAAAGAAAAAATTTTCTGATGAGATGGAGTGGATTGAGGAAAAAGAGATGCTAAATTTAGCTGCAATAGCTCAATCGGCACCTGGAGCAGTAGCTATAAATGCTGCTATTTTGGTAGGATATAAAATTGGAGGAGTAAGAGGAACACTAGTTTCTATACTAGGAACTATAATACCACCTTTTCTAATTATTTCAGGAATATCTTTTTGTTATACGGCTTTTTGTGAAAATTATATAGTTAGTGCTGTATTAAAAGGTATGCAATCTGGTGTTGTAGCTGTAATAGTAGACGTAACTTTAAATTTAGGAAAAAATATGGTATGCGAGTCTGGGAAAGAAGCTTTAATCATAATGATAGTAGTATTTTTGGCTGTGTATCTTTTTTCTGTGAATATAACAATTGTAATATTGCTTTGTGCTATTCTAGGAGCAGTAAAGACTTTTATTAAATTAAGGAGAGAAAAATAA